A single Acropora palmata chromosome 5, jaAcrPala1.3, whole genome shotgun sequence DNA region contains:
- the LOC141880616 gene encoding uncharacterized protein LOC141880616, whose product MTKTVNRKPAKANGRTTNDADTKRTAKSSKKRSSHFQEGNLPLKSIVGIGTIILVIAAVLVGFHVVPAFRMPFKDRALQEGSASSKERKVNTQANGVEKKGSTTKSKGMYAQDLPKEFQNFKLSVQSKLSMKNIKENNHQMKIHELKHENSKSHVHAYVVENFLSENECNSLAMVHRAHVSELKKQVPIICFDSVKSFREYLKDAMLKIKVSQSDFTKGTTCVNETFSAKLQAHFKWSFSTAFYPGESKFSTIFAQRIQRATGLKLENGGKFQITSYPKDVGYKNHTDCLVNHGEKRDRFATILVYLRDVEEGGETKFPQLGISVKPRMGLALIWNSMNSKGECDPTSIHNAAKVVKGHKFIIQRWYYYHNFPSLGRRPEEPRLPPRTANQPRVSCDEYEQGSCRWYDEWNYDHLLDYTANLQNLI is encoded by the exons ATGACGAAGACTGTTAATCGAAAACCCGCCAAGGCGAATGGTAGAACCACAAATGATGCAGACACCAAACGCACTGCAAAATCATCCAAGAAACGGAGTTCGCATTTCCAGGAAGGGAACTTGCCGCTAAAATCGATTGTCGGCATTGGTACTATTATTTTAGTAATCGCAGCAGTTTTGGTCGGTTTTCACGTCGTTCCCGCCTTCAGAATGCCTTTTAAAGATAGAGCTTTGCAAGAAGGAAGCGCTAGCTCTAAGGAGCGAAAAGTTAACACACAGGCAAATGGTGTTGAAAAGAAAGGATCGACTACAAAATCAAAAG GAATGTATGCACAGGATCTGCCTaaagagtttcaaaatttcaagttgtcaGTTCAAAGCAAGTTAAgcatgaaaaatattaaagaaaataacCATCAGATGAAAATCCATGaactgaaacatgaaaattctAAGAGTCATGTCCATGCATATGTTGTGGAAAACTTTCTTTCTGAAAATGAATGCAATAGTCTAGCTATGGTACACCGTGCACATGTGTCAGAACTTAAGAAGCAGGTGCCAATCATATGTTTTGATAGTGTCAAGTCATTCCGTGAATACCTGAAGGATGCAATGCTGAAGATAAAGGTGTCACAAAGTGATTTTACTAAAGGAACAACATGTGTCAATGAGACATTTTCAGCCAAACTTCAAGCACATTTTAAGTGGAGTTTTAGTACAGCATTTTATCCAGGAGAGAGCAAATTCTCCACGATCTTTGCTCAAAGGATACAAAGAGCAACAGGCTTGAAGCTTGAAAATggaggaaaatttcaaataacttCATATCCAAAAGATGTTG gATATAAGAATCACACCGACTGTCTTGTAAACCATGGTGAAAAACGTGACCGCTTTGCCACTATACTTGTTTACTTAAGAGATGTGGAGGAAGGTGGAGAAACCAAATTTCCACAGCTAGGAATTAGTGTTAAACCTCGGATGGGGCTTGCCCTGATTTGGAACAGTATGAACTCCAAAGGAGAATGCGATCCAACATCCATTCACAATGCTGCTAAGGTTGTCAAGGGACATAAGTTTATCATACAGAGATG GTATTACTATCATAACTTCCCATCCCTTGGGAGACGCCCAGAGGAGCCAAGATTACCACCACGCACTGCCAATCAACCCAGGGTGTCCTGTGACGAGTATGAACAGGGAAGTTGCAGATGGTACGATGAATGGAATTACGATCATCTGTTGGATTACACAGCTAACCTGCAAAATCTGATTTAG
- the LOC141880618 gene encoding cobalamin trafficking protein CblD-like isoform X6 — MASKALRKTTRAVRYFPNLRAAVNLMVKNLRQGAELSTSSADTAVSGSVQPPNWPDTRLGPFAPKDPKFPLPGNVGVDLAQLPQAASFHRRTVSEALLDLESEDVRKAVALDCYVKDISEENYGEEVLRAQNNSSVGTVECSVQQCPGFLHHSFMELFPDIAMHQGQLTVISISQRTKNDMSAWSAEVEDERDNLMASFVESAKEICNSLLAGGYWADFIDPSSGTAYFGSHTNSCLFETDERFNHLGFNVTDLGCCKAISHPLWGSFVFVGTIFTNAPANSDALGNTLFCLQFSSSRRVKLLFLRCILFGGHLHFC; from the exons ATGGCCTCCAAG GCACTGCGAAAGACGACGCGTGCAGTGAGGTATTTCCCAAACCTAAGGGCAGCTGTCAATCTTATGGTAAAGAATTTACGGCAGGGTGCGGAACTGAGTACATCAAGTGCTGATACTGCAGTGTCTG GTTCTGTACAACCTCCAAACTGGCCAGATACCAGACTGGGTCCTTTCGCTCCGAAGGACCCTAAATTTCCTCTACCTGGAAATGTTGGCGTTGACCTTGCACAACTTCCGCAAGCAGCTAGCTTTCATAGACGAACTGTTTCTGAGGCCTTGTTAGACTTGGAGTCAGAAGATGTTAGAAAAGCAGTGGCTTTAGACTGTTATGTCAAGGATATTTCGGAAGAGAATTACGGGGAAGAAGTTCTTCGGGCACAG AATAACAGCAGTGTTGGTACAGTGGAATGCAGTGTTCAGCAATGCCCAGGATTCCTTCATCATAGCTTCATGGAGCTGTTTCCTGACATTGCTATGCACCAAGGCCAGTTAACCGTCATCAGTATCAGCCAGCGTACTAAGAATGACATGAGTGCATGGTCAGCTGAAGTGGAAGATGAAAGAGATAACCTCATGGCCAGT TTTGTAGAGAGTGCTAAGGAAATCTGTAACAGCTTACTGGCAGGTGGCTACTGGGCAGACTTCATTGATCCTTCCTCCGGCACAGCA TACTTTGGATCACACACAAATAGCTGTTTGTTTGAAACAGATGAGCGGTTTAATCACTTGGGCTTCAATGTGACGGACCTCGGGTGCTGTAAAGCCATCTCGCATCCTCTCTGGGGTTCATTTGTATTCGTTGGGACCATTTTTACCAATGCGCCAGCGAACTCAGATGCCCTAGGAAATA CTCTGTTTTGCCTTCagttttcaagttcaagaagagttaaattattatttctgaGATGCATCCTCTTTGGGGgtcatttgcatttttgctGA
- the LOC141880618 gene encoding cobalamin trafficking protein CblD-like isoform X2, with protein sequence MVRACVEGDDGHILRKALKFEVRGKRKPGRPKKMWNTQVEKERKSVGLEKKDAMNRARWRVGVREIATGALRKTTRAVRYFPNLRAAVNLMVKNLRQGAELSTSSADTAVSGSVQPPNWPDTRLGPFAPKDPKFPLPGNVGVDLAQLPQAASFHRRTVSEALLDLESEDVRKAVALDCYVKDISEENYGEEVLRAQNNSSVGTVECSVQQCPGFLHHSFMELFPDIAMHQGQLTVISISQRTKNDMSAWSAEVEDERDNLMASFVESAKEICNSLLAGGYWADFIDPSSGTAYFGSHTNSCLFETDERFNHLGFNVTDLGCCKAISHPLWGSFVFVGTIFTNAPANSDALGNTLFCLQFSSSRRVKLLFLRCILFGGHLHFC encoded by the exons ATGGTACGGGCATGTGTTGAGGGGGATGATGGGCACATTCTGAGAAAAGCATTGAAGTTTGAAGTGAGGGGCAAGAGGAAGCCAGGACGACCAAAGAAGATGTGGAATACGCAAGTGGAGAAGGAGAGGAAGAGCGTTGGTTTGGAGAAAAAGGACGCCATGAATCGAGCGAGATGGAGAGTGGGAGTTAGAGAGATTGCTACCGGG GCACTGCGAAAGACGACGCGTGCAGTGAGGTATTTCCCAAACCTAAGGGCAGCTGTCAATCTTATGGTAAAGAATTTACGGCAGGGTGCGGAACTGAGTACATCAAGTGCTGATACTGCAGTGTCTG GTTCTGTACAACCTCCAAACTGGCCAGATACCAGACTGGGTCCTTTCGCTCCGAAGGACCCTAAATTTCCTCTACCTGGAAATGTTGGCGTTGACCTTGCACAACTTCCGCAAGCAGCTAGCTTTCATAGACGAACTGTTTCTGAGGCCTTGTTAGACTTGGAGTCAGAAGATGTTAGAAAAGCAGTGGCTTTAGACTGTTATGTCAAGGATATTTCGGAAGAGAATTACGGGGAAGAAGTTCTTCGGGCACAG AATAACAGCAGTGTTGGTACAGTGGAATGCAGTGTTCAGCAATGCCCAGGATTCCTTCATCATAGCTTCATGGAGCTGTTTCCTGACATTGCTATGCACCAAGGCCAGTTAACCGTCATCAGTATCAGCCAGCGTACTAAGAATGACATGAGTGCATGGTCAGCTGAAGTGGAAGATGAAAGAGATAACCTCATGGCCAGT TTTGTAGAGAGTGCTAAGGAAATCTGTAACAGCTTACTGGCAGGTGGCTACTGGGCAGACTTCATTGATCCTTCCTCCGGCACAGCA TACTTTGGATCACACACAAATAGCTGTTTGTTTGAAACAGATGAGCGGTTTAATCACTTGGGCTTCAATGTGACGGACCTCGGGTGCTGTAAAGCCATCTCGCATCCTCTCTGGGGTTCATTTGTATTCGTTGGGACCATTTTTACCAATGCGCCAGCGAACTCAGATGCCCTAGGAAATA CTCTGTTTTGCCTTCagttttcaagttcaagaagagttaaattattatttctgaGATGCATCCTCTTTGGGGgtcatttgcatttttgctGA
- the LOC141882070 gene encoding uncharacterized protein LOC141882070, with amino-acid sequence MLKDVKAHLAKVHLLFCLTSVSLKDASSASYPQCHIMGKLTACPKNEETVNPNSTVPFNCSIKSGGTSNQNTTWKQLYDLETPKKCLALKTGNSETRIYLARELEIKISSYSVKISENKGSNLSCEFTGRPRPQIVWNKDNNPIAIKAVITERETQHKDIFITTSTLSIPGRSEFRGFYTCSATSRLDSGWSSTKQDTIEVEFSCPTGKIEAKGSRHVETNAFENISISCFVNEQAELGCDAFFWHFKNKTLKTDGKYRITKFEDTGDYCKTGFKLEIINATENDEGEYRCQQSKCIPETWNSSDIIEINVRPPRENEPFNSHLNCTKLTAGDAKGSKKWMIPVTISCCGVFILLILFFVLFVKKRKAYKSIKHNMGDVVENEKVFISYSSKDFSWVTENLISPLEKHSIPYSIHNRDFELGRPIVQNMADSVFNSRQVLIVLSNNYLASNFCREELQMALQRGADKRDSSVTLVTLDKLKKTHLPSALRKKNLLDFEKHQRRQDWEKKLIRTVNWSELVSA; translated from the exons ATGCTGAAAGACGTGAAAGCTCACCTGGCCAAGGTTCATTTGCTTTTCTGTTTAACGAGTGTGAGTTTAAAAG atgCGTCATCCGCCAGTTACCCACAATGCCACATCATGGGAAAATTGACTGCTTGTCCGAAGAACGAAGAGACAGTAAACCCAAATTCCACCGTCCCCTTCAACTGCTCAATCAAAAGTGGCGGAACATCAAACCAAAACACGACATGGAAGCAGCTGTATGATTTGGAGACACCCAAAAAGTGCTTGGCTTTGAAAACAGGAAATTCCGAGACACGTATATATTTGGCAA GAGAACTGGAAATTAAAATCAGTTCCTACTCTGTGAAAATCAGCGAAAACAAGGGAAGTAATTTGAGTTGCGAGTTTACAGGAAGACCTCGACCACAGATAGTTTGGAATAAGGATAACAATCCAATTGCAATCAAGGCGGTGATCACGGAGCGGGAAACACAACACAAAGATATCTTCATTACTACCAGTACTCTCTCTATTCCGGGCCGCTCCGAATTCAGGGGCTTTTACACTTGTAGTGCAACAAGCAGGTTGGACAGTGGATGGTCGAGTACAAAACAGGACACTATTGAAGTGGAATTTTCTT GTCCCACAGGAAAAATAGAAGCCAAAGGGTCTCGGCATGTAGAAACGAACGCCTTTGAGAACATCAGTATAAGTTGTTTTGTTAACGAGCAGGCTGAGTTGGGATGTGATGCATTCTTTTGGCATTTCAAGAACAAGACATTAAAAACGGATGGAAAGTATAGGATAACAAAATTCGAAGACACTGGAGACTATTGCAAAACAGGattcaaacttgaaattatCAACGCGACGGAGAATGACGAAGGAGAGTACCGTTGCCAGCAGTCAAAGTGCATCCCTGAAACTTGGAATAGTTCTGATATAATCGAGATAAACGTGCGTCCGCCACGAG AAAATGAGCCTTTCAATTCCCACCTCAATTGTACTAAGTTAACGGCAG GAGACGCGAAAGGTTCCAAAAAATGGATGATTCCAGTTACCATCTCGTGTTGTGGGGTCTTTATTCTTCTCATTctattctttgttttgttcgtCAAGAAGAGGAAGGCATACAAAAGCATCAAAC ACAATATGGGAGATGTCGTCGAAAACGAAAAAGTATTTATCAGCTACAGCTCCAAAGATTTCAGCTGGGTCACTGAAAATCTGATCTCTCCTCTTGAGAAGCATTCCATTCCTTACAGCATTCACAACAGGGACTTTGAACTGGGAAGACCTATCGTtcaaaacatggcggacagcGTGTTTAACAGCCGTCAAGTGTTGATTGTTTTGTCGAACAACTACCTTGCCAGCAACTTTTGCCGCGAAGAGCTGCAGATGGCCCTACAGAGGGGGGCAGACAAGAGGGATTCCTCTGTGACTCTTGTGACCCTCGACAAGTTGAAGAAAACGCACTTGCCAAGTGCATtgagaaaaaagaatttgCTGGATTTCGAGAAGCATCAGAGGAGGCAAGATTGGGAGAAGAAGTTGATTAGAACTGTAAATTGGAGTGAGCTTGTCTCAGCTTAG
- the LOC141880618 gene encoding cobalamin trafficking protein CblD-like isoform X4: MAGIKKANDELRYNVDNEVIVGSADVKALYPSLDVDFTVDKALRKTTRAVRYFPNLRAAVNLMVKNLRQGAELSTSSADTAVSGNESGSVQPPNWPDTRLGPFAPKDPKFPLPGNVGVDLAQLPQAASFHRRTVSEALLDLESEDVRKAVALDCYVKDISEENYGEEVLRAQNNSSVGTVECSVQQCPGFLHHSFMELFPDIAMHQGQLTVISISQRTKNDMSAWSAEVEDERDNLMASFVESAKEICNSLLAGGYWADFIDPSSGTAYFGSHTNSCLFETDERFNHLGFNVTDLGCCKAISHPLWGSFVFVGTIFTNAPANSDALGNTLFCLQFSSSRRVKLLFLRCILFGGHLHFC, from the exons ATGGCTGGTATAAAGAAGGCGAATGATGAGCTGAGGTACAATGTGGATAATGAGGTAATTGTTGGCTCTGCTGATGTGAAGGCACTGTATCCCAGTTTAGATGTGGATTTCACTGTAGATAAG GCACTGCGAAAGACGACGCGTGCAGTGAGGTATTTCCCAAACCTAAGGGCAGCTGTCAATCTTATGGTAAAGAATTTACGGCAGGGTGCGGAACTGAGTACATCAAGTGCTGATACTGCAGTGTCTGGTAATGAATCAG GTTCTGTACAACCTCCAAACTGGCCAGATACCAGACTGGGTCCTTTCGCTCCGAAGGACCCTAAATTTCCTCTACCTGGAAATGTTGGCGTTGACCTTGCACAACTTCCGCAAGCAGCTAGCTTTCATAGACGAACTGTTTCTGAGGCCTTGTTAGACTTGGAGTCAGAAGATGTTAGAAAAGCAGTGGCTTTAGACTGTTATGTCAAGGATATTTCGGAAGAGAATTACGGGGAAGAAGTTCTTCGGGCACAG AATAACAGCAGTGTTGGTACAGTGGAATGCAGTGTTCAGCAATGCCCAGGATTCCTTCATCATAGCTTCATGGAGCTGTTTCCTGACATTGCTATGCACCAAGGCCAGTTAACCGTCATCAGTATCAGCCAGCGTACTAAGAATGACATGAGTGCATGGTCAGCTGAAGTGGAAGATGAAAGAGATAACCTCATGGCCAGT TTTGTAGAGAGTGCTAAGGAAATCTGTAACAGCTTACTGGCAGGTGGCTACTGGGCAGACTTCATTGATCCTTCCTCCGGCACAGCA TACTTTGGATCACACACAAATAGCTGTTTGTTTGAAACAGATGAGCGGTTTAATCACTTGGGCTTCAATGTGACGGACCTCGGGTGCTGTAAAGCCATCTCGCATCCTCTCTGGGGTTCATTTGTATTCGTTGGGACCATTTTTACCAATGCGCCAGCGAACTCAGATGCCCTAGGAAATA CTCTGTTTTGCCTTCagttttcaagttcaagaagagttaaattattatttctgaGATGCATCCTCTTTGGGGgtcatttgcatttttgctGA
- the LOC141880618 gene encoding cobalamin trafficking protein CblD-like isoform X1, protein MVRACVEGDDGHILRKALKFEVRGKRKPGRPKKMWNTQVEKERKSVGLEKKDAMNRARWRVGVREIATGALRKTTRAVRYFPNLRAAVNLMVKNLRQGAELSTSSADTAVSGNESGSVQPPNWPDTRLGPFAPKDPKFPLPGNVGVDLAQLPQAASFHRRTVSEALLDLESEDVRKAVALDCYVKDISEENYGEEVLRAQNNSSVGTVECSVQQCPGFLHHSFMELFPDIAMHQGQLTVISISQRTKNDMSAWSAEVEDERDNLMASFVESAKEICNSLLAGGYWADFIDPSSGTAYFGSHTNSCLFETDERFNHLGFNVTDLGCCKAISHPLWGSFVFVGTIFTNAPANSDALGNTLFCLQFSSSRRVKLLFLRCILFGGHLHFC, encoded by the exons ATGGTACGGGCATGTGTTGAGGGGGATGATGGGCACATTCTGAGAAAAGCATTGAAGTTTGAAGTGAGGGGCAAGAGGAAGCCAGGACGACCAAAGAAGATGTGGAATACGCAAGTGGAGAAGGAGAGGAAGAGCGTTGGTTTGGAGAAAAAGGACGCCATGAATCGAGCGAGATGGAGAGTGGGAGTTAGAGAGATTGCTACCGGG GCACTGCGAAAGACGACGCGTGCAGTGAGGTATTTCCCAAACCTAAGGGCAGCTGTCAATCTTATGGTAAAGAATTTACGGCAGGGTGCGGAACTGAGTACATCAAGTGCTGATACTGCAGTGTCTGGTAATGAATCAG GTTCTGTACAACCTCCAAACTGGCCAGATACCAGACTGGGTCCTTTCGCTCCGAAGGACCCTAAATTTCCTCTACCTGGAAATGTTGGCGTTGACCTTGCACAACTTCCGCAAGCAGCTAGCTTTCATAGACGAACTGTTTCTGAGGCCTTGTTAGACTTGGAGTCAGAAGATGTTAGAAAAGCAGTGGCTTTAGACTGTTATGTCAAGGATATTTCGGAAGAGAATTACGGGGAAGAAGTTCTTCGGGCACAG AATAACAGCAGTGTTGGTACAGTGGAATGCAGTGTTCAGCAATGCCCAGGATTCCTTCATCATAGCTTCATGGAGCTGTTTCCTGACATTGCTATGCACCAAGGCCAGTTAACCGTCATCAGTATCAGCCAGCGTACTAAGAATGACATGAGTGCATGGTCAGCTGAAGTGGAAGATGAAAGAGATAACCTCATGGCCAGT TTTGTAGAGAGTGCTAAGGAAATCTGTAACAGCTTACTGGCAGGTGGCTACTGGGCAGACTTCATTGATCCTTCCTCCGGCACAGCA TACTTTGGATCACACACAAATAGCTGTTTGTTTGAAACAGATGAGCGGTTTAATCACTTGGGCTTCAATGTGACGGACCTCGGGTGCTGTAAAGCCATCTCGCATCCTCTCTGGGGTTCATTTGTATTCGTTGGGACCATTTTTACCAATGCGCCAGCGAACTCAGATGCCCTAGGAAATA CTCTGTTTTGCCTTCagttttcaagttcaagaagagttaaattattatttctgaGATGCATCCTCTTTGGGGgtcatttgcatttttgctGA
- the LOC141880618 gene encoding cobalamin trafficking protein CblD-like isoform X3, with translation MVRACVEGDDGHILRKALKFEVRGKRKPGRPKKMWNTQVEKERKSVGLEKKDAMNRARWRVGVREIATGALRKTTRAVRYFPNLRAAVNLMVKNLRQGAELSTSSADTAVSGNESGSVQPPNWPDTRLGPFAPKDPKFPLPGNVGVDLAQLPQAASFHRRTVSEALLDLESEDVRKAVALDCYVKDISEENYGEEVLRAQNNSSVGTVECSVQQCPGFLHHSFMELFPDIAMHQGQLTVISISQRTKNDMSAWSAEVEDERDNLMASFVESAKEICNSLLAGGYWADFIDPSSGTAYFGSHTNSCLFETDERFNHLGFNVTDLGCCKAISHPLWGSFVFVGTIFTNAPANSDALGNSLSKQS, from the exons ATGGTACGGGCATGTGTTGAGGGGGATGATGGGCACATTCTGAGAAAAGCATTGAAGTTTGAAGTGAGGGGCAAGAGGAAGCCAGGACGACCAAAGAAGATGTGGAATACGCAAGTGGAGAAGGAGAGGAAGAGCGTTGGTTTGGAGAAAAAGGACGCCATGAATCGAGCGAGATGGAGAGTGGGAGTTAGAGAGATTGCTACCGGG GCACTGCGAAAGACGACGCGTGCAGTGAGGTATTTCCCAAACCTAAGGGCAGCTGTCAATCTTATGGTAAAGAATTTACGGCAGGGTGCGGAACTGAGTACATCAAGTGCTGATACTGCAGTGTCTGGTAATGAATCAG GTTCTGTACAACCTCCAAACTGGCCAGATACCAGACTGGGTCCTTTCGCTCCGAAGGACCCTAAATTTCCTCTACCTGGAAATGTTGGCGTTGACCTTGCACAACTTCCGCAAGCAGCTAGCTTTCATAGACGAACTGTTTCTGAGGCCTTGTTAGACTTGGAGTCAGAAGATGTTAGAAAAGCAGTGGCTTTAGACTGTTATGTCAAGGATATTTCGGAAGAGAATTACGGGGAAGAAGTTCTTCGGGCACAG AATAACAGCAGTGTTGGTACAGTGGAATGCAGTGTTCAGCAATGCCCAGGATTCCTTCATCATAGCTTCATGGAGCTGTTTCCTGACATTGCTATGCACCAAGGCCAGTTAACCGTCATCAGTATCAGCCAGCGTACTAAGAATGACATGAGTGCATGGTCAGCTGAAGTGGAAGATGAAAGAGATAACCTCATGGCCAGT TTTGTAGAGAGTGCTAAGGAAATCTGTAACAGCTTACTGGCAGGTGGCTACTGGGCAGACTTCATTGATCCTTCCTCCGGCACAGCA TACTTTGGATCACACACAAATAGCTGTTTGTTTGAAACAGATGAGCGGTTTAATCACTTGGGCTTCAATGTGACGGACCTCGGGTGCTGTAAAGCCATCTCGCATCCTCTCTGGGGTTCATTTGTATTCGTTGGGACCATTTTTACCAATGCGCCAGCGAACTCAGATGCCCTAGGAAATAGTCTGTCAAAACAGAGTTAA
- the LOC141880618 gene encoding cobalamin trafficking protein CblD-like isoform X5 — protein sequence MASKALRKTTRAVRYFPNLRAAVNLMVKNLRQGAELSTSSADTAVSGNESGSVQPPNWPDTRLGPFAPKDPKFPLPGNVGVDLAQLPQAASFHRRTVSEALLDLESEDVRKAVALDCYVKDISEENYGEEVLRAQNNSSVGTVECSVQQCPGFLHHSFMELFPDIAMHQGQLTVISISQRTKNDMSAWSAEVEDERDNLMASFVESAKEICNSLLAGGYWADFIDPSSGTAYFGSHTNSCLFETDERFNHLGFNVTDLGCCKAISHPLWGSFVFVGTIFTNAPANSDALGNTLFCLQFSSSRRVKLLFLRCILFGGHLHFC from the exons ATGGCCTCCAAG GCACTGCGAAAGACGACGCGTGCAGTGAGGTATTTCCCAAACCTAAGGGCAGCTGTCAATCTTATGGTAAAGAATTTACGGCAGGGTGCGGAACTGAGTACATCAAGTGCTGATACTGCAGTGTCTGGTAATGAATCAG GTTCTGTACAACCTCCAAACTGGCCAGATACCAGACTGGGTCCTTTCGCTCCGAAGGACCCTAAATTTCCTCTACCTGGAAATGTTGGCGTTGACCTTGCACAACTTCCGCAAGCAGCTAGCTTTCATAGACGAACTGTTTCTGAGGCCTTGTTAGACTTGGAGTCAGAAGATGTTAGAAAAGCAGTGGCTTTAGACTGTTATGTCAAGGATATTTCGGAAGAGAATTACGGGGAAGAAGTTCTTCGGGCACAG AATAACAGCAGTGTTGGTACAGTGGAATGCAGTGTTCAGCAATGCCCAGGATTCCTTCATCATAGCTTCATGGAGCTGTTTCCTGACATTGCTATGCACCAAGGCCAGTTAACCGTCATCAGTATCAGCCAGCGTACTAAGAATGACATGAGTGCATGGTCAGCTGAAGTGGAAGATGAAAGAGATAACCTCATGGCCAGT TTTGTAGAGAGTGCTAAGGAAATCTGTAACAGCTTACTGGCAGGTGGCTACTGGGCAGACTTCATTGATCCTTCCTCCGGCACAGCA TACTTTGGATCACACACAAATAGCTGTTTGTTTGAAACAGATGAGCGGTTTAATCACTTGGGCTTCAATGTGACGGACCTCGGGTGCTGTAAAGCCATCTCGCATCCTCTCTGGGGTTCATTTGTATTCGTTGGGACCATTTTTACCAATGCGCCAGCGAACTCAGATGCCCTAGGAAATA CTCTGTTTTGCCTTCagttttcaagttcaagaagagttaaattattatttctgaGATGCATCCTCTTTGGGGgtcatttgcatttttgctGA